The Arachis hypogaea cultivar Tifrunner chromosome 14, arahy.Tifrunner.gnm2.J5K5, whole genome shotgun sequence genome has a segment encoding these proteins:
- the LOC112743376 gene encoding receptor-like protein kinase ANXUR2: MAFDVVMAYHVLGCDSTNLNQIQVWYTSAYSWNAHMAVHAPHRDGPLFTSKPKPIAVDYVAGTLGYLASECSQRLTVTDKCDVYSFGMVLLVMVCMKEKDLFLNKANMLVGEGSFGNVYKGYLENSSTPVAIKRCKKDSVFGLSSLKNEVVLLSQLQHPNLISLVGFCIEGTELVLVYDYMSNGSIRDHLHRGNIDPLTWKRRLQICIGVARALHYLHTGAKYTIIHRNIKTRLILLDSNWEPKVSSLLLSKRGALSTSKSLTRVESDVKGTLGYLDPEYYNTSMLTEKSDVFSFGIVLLEVVSAKPAKEISGEYFQGFNQSLRSFGNEIVDPILKSKIDPDCWKTFVDITKRCLLLEGRERPDIGEVEVELELALKLQEEADAKN; encoded by the exons ATGGCTTTTGATGTTGTTATGGCCTATCATGTTTTGGGTTGTGATA GTACcaatttgaatcaaattcaaGTTTGGTACACATCAGCATACAGTTGGAATGCTCACATGGCAGTTCACGCTCCACATCGAGAT GGACCACTATTTACTTCCAAGCCGAAACCAATTGCAGTAGATTATGTTGCAG GTACACTTGGATACTTAGCCTCTGAATGTTCCCAACGCCTGACTGTTACAGATAAATGTGACGTTTACTCCTTTGGTATGGTTCTACTTGTAATGGTATGCATGAAGGAGAAGGATTTGTTTCTTAACAAGGCCAACATGTTAG TTGGAGAAGGCTCCTTTGGCAATGTCTACAAAGGttatctggaaaacagttctacACCAGTTGCCATCAAACGGTGCAAGAAGGATTCAGTTTTTGGTCTTTCCAGCTTGAAGAATGAGGTTGTCCTGCTTTCTCAGCTGCAACACCCCAATCTCATCTCTTTAGTTGGATTCTGCATTGAAGGAACCGAGTTGGTTCTTGTATATGATTACATGTCTAATGGTTCCATTCGTGATCATCTTCATCGTGGGAACATCGATCCACTTACATGGAAGAGGAGGCTTCAAATTTGCATAGGAGTGGCGCGTGCACTGCACTATCTTCACACAGGAGCCAAGTACACTATTATCCACCGGAACATTAAAACACGTCTCATTCTTTTGGATAGTAATTGGGAACCAAAAGTTTCAAGCCTATTATTATCCAAAAGGGGAGCACTTAGTACTTCAAAGTCATTGACAAGGGTGGAGTCAGATGTGAAGGGAACATTGGGGTATCTTGATCCGGAATATTACAACACAAGTATGTTGACTGAAAAATCAGATGTATTTTCATTCGGCATAGTTCTATTAGAAGTTGTGAGTGCAAAGCCGGCAAAAGAGATTAGCGGAGAATACTTTCAAGGCTTTAATCAGTCACTGAGGTCATTTGGAAATGAAATTGTTGATCCAATTCTTAAGTCTAAGATTGATCCAGATTGTTGGAAAACATTTGTTGACATCACTAAGAGATGTTTGCTTTTGGAGGGAAGGGAGAGGCCAGACATTGGAGAAGTGGAGGTGGAACTTGAACTTGCACTAAAATTGCAAGAGGAAGCTGATGCCAAGAATTAA
- the LOC112740693 gene encoding receptor-like protein kinase ANXUR2 — protein MGFLSGFSCCFRSSSGDRGTRILEEQPSSIISELCRQFSLSEMQSATNNFHNSLKVGEGSFGNVCKGYLENSSTLVAIKRCKKDSVFGLSSLKNEVVLLSQLQHPNLISLVGFYIEGTELVLVYDYMSNGSVRDHLHRGNIDPLTWKRRLQICIGVARALHYLHTGAKYTIIHRNIKTRLILLDSNWELKVSSLLLSKRGALSTSKSLTRVESDVKGTMGYVDREYAATNMLTEKSDVFSFGIVLLEVVSAKPAHEIIREYFQGFNQSLRSSANEIVDLILKSKIDPDCWKTFVDITKRCLLMEGRERPDMGEVEVELEHALKLQEEAVAKN, from the coding sequence ATGGGTTTTCTATCTGGTTTTTCTTGCTGCTTCCGATCTTCTTCTGGTGATAGAGGAACACGTATCTTAGAAGAACAACCGTCATCCATTATAAGTGAACTCTGCCGTCAGTTTTCACTTTCAGAGATGCAATCAGCAACAAATAACTTCCATAATTCTTTGAAAGTTGGAGAAGGCTCCTTTGGCAATGTCTGCAAAGGttatctggaaaacagttctacACTAGTTGCCATCAAACGGTGCAAGAAGGATTCAGTTTTTGGTCTTTCCAGCTTGAAGAATGAGGTTGTCCTGCTTTCTCAGCTGCAACACCCCAATCTCATCTCCTTAGTTGGATTCTACATTGAAGGAACCGAGTTGGTTCTTGTATATGATTACATGTCTAATGGTTCCGTTCGTGATCATCTTCATCGTGGGAACATAGATCCACTTACATGGAAGAGGAGGCTTCAAATTTGCATAGGAGTGGCGCGTGCACTGCACTATCTTCACACAGGAGCCAAGTACACTATTATCCACCGGAACATTAAAACACGTCTCATTCTTTTGGATAGTAATTGGGAACTAAAAGTTTCAAGCCTATTATTATCCAAAAGGGGAGCACTTAGTACTTCAAAATCATTGACAAGGGTGGAGTCAGATGTGAAGGGAACAATGGGGTATGTTGATCGGGAATATGCAGCAACAAATATGTTGACTGAAAAATCAGATGTATTTTCATTCGGCATAGTTCTATTAGAAGTTGTGAGTGCAAAGCCGGCACACGAGATTATCAGAGAATACTTTCAAGGCTTTAATCAATCACTGAGGTCATCTGCAAATGAAATTGTTGATCTAATTCTTAAGTCTAAGATTGATCCAGATTGTTGGAAAACATTTGTTGACATCACTAAGAGATGTTTGCTTATGGAGGGAAGGGAAAGGCCAGACATGGGAGAAGTGGAGGTGGAACTTGAACATGCACTAAAATTGCAAGAGGAAGCTGTTGCCAAGAATTAA
- the LOC112744610 gene encoding F-box/kelch-repeat protein At3g23880-like, whose amino-acid sequence MDKKKQKHTTGNKPKQQSTMEKKNENHKSKSIHDIFPPDLIHRILLRVPLKQLGRLKCVSKLWNTLISDPHFAESHLHLSAAPTHVCLFISNYSKACSVDIDAAFHDYNFANAAKDVSLPFKMKRRYNFEVMCSCRGFVLLHGAPHFFVVWNPVTGSSKRVSYSHIVSRCNPVYQCLYGFGYDASQDDYLVFVASQDKNGQDHFDCLSLRTNSSTNLDFALSKPLGRSNWESRGFFLNGAIHWSSCTLSVRDYSILIFDLKERSFSTISMPEQVMGYLNPTHLVLLGGCLALYSYECDKTNIWVMKQYKVQSSWTFYQISRKTVPLYLSNGSDIVALDLVLGTRLRFAKYNAKGELLQRKYVDYPHCLSSRSYTVYTESLAPLPTEIKDKDMDKKKKNGHQNQKGDVKQGKRTRSQ is encoded by the exons ATGGATaagaagaagcagaagcacaCAACAGGGAACAAACCAAAACAGCAATCGACCAtggagaagaagaatgagaatcACAAGAGCAAGAGCATTCACGATATTTTCCCTCCTGATCTGATTCACAGAATCTTACTTAGGGTTCCGCTCAAACAACTCGGTCGCCTCAAGTGCGTTTCGAAGCTCTGGAACACTCTCATTTCCGATCCACACTTTGCGGAATCGCATCTTCACCTCTCTGCCGCACCCACCCATGTATGCCTCTTCATAAGTAACTACTCCAAGGCTTGCTCCGTTGACATTGACGCAGCATTTCACGACTACAATTTTGCTAATGCAGCAAAAGATGTATCTCTCCCTTTCAAGATGAAAAGACGTTATAATTTTGAAGTTATGTGCTCCTGCAGAGGCTTTGTTCTCTTACACGGAGCCCCGCATTTTTTTGTCGTATGGAATCCAGTGACTGGATCCAGCAAAAGAGTATCCTACTCTCACATTGTTTCTCGTTGTAATCCCGTTTATCAGTGTTTGTATGGATTTGGTTACGATGCTTCACAGGATGACTACTTAGTTTTTGTAGCTTCTCAGGATAAGAATGGCCAAGACCACTTTGATTGCTTGTCTTTGAGAACCAATTCATCGACTAATCTTGATTTTGCACTCTCCAAACCCTTGGGTAGGAGCAACTGGGAATCTCGTGGGTTCTTCTTGAATGGCGCTATTCATTGGTCGTCTTGCACTCTTAGTGTTAGAGATTATAGTATTCTTATATTTGATTTGAAGGAAAGGAGTTTCTCAACCATATCTATGCCTGAACAAGTGATGGGTTATCTCAATCCCACTCATCTCGTCCTACTAGGAGGCTGCCTGGCCTTGTATTCTTATGAATGCGATAAAACTAACATATGGGTGATGAAACAATACAAAGTGCAGTCCTCTTGGACTTTCTATCAGATTTCTCGTAAGACTGTGCCTTTATACTTATCCAATGGTAGTGACATTGTTGCATTAGATTTAGTTTTGGGTACCCGCCTAAGGTTTGCAAAATATAATGCCAAAGGAGAGCTCCTCCAACGCAAATATGTTGATTATCCTCACTGTTTGTCCAGCAGAAGCTACACTGTATACACAGAGAGTCTCGCGCCACTCCCTACTGAGATTAAGGATAAGGATAtggataagaagaagaaaaatg GCCATCAGAATCAGAAGGGGGATGTCAAACAAGGAAAGAGAACTAGGAGCCAATGA
- the LOC112740694 gene encoding receptor-like protein kinase THESEUS 1: MLGKYLSFCHSEDASSSNKCYLTVIEELCPQFSLADLRKSTNNFDENQVTRRSVFNTVYKGCLKHNGVTDYAVTLKRLKSKSDQWKFRKEIEFHCQLSHPNLDSLIGFCDHKEEKILVYEHMSNGSLYDCLRSKDIEPLSWKKRLEICIGAARGLHYLHTGAKRPIFHCDIKPQNILLDNNMVPKLSHLGFSLQGPLLRSKAKPIKVDMMIGTPGFMAPEYVLTKTFTDKCDVYSFGIVLMVVLSTSYKQSFFEKMYMMADSDLFLEEPLYLMTPYVDIPSFLERISVDEIIDPVLLGKTAPESLGVFIDITKRCLSKDANERPDMGEVQVELEQALALQEEADACSEP; this comes from the exons ATGCTTGGCAAATATTTGAGCTTCTGCCATTCAGAGGATGCAAGTTCATCTAATAAATGTTATCTAACAGTGATTGAAGAGCTATGCCCTCAATTTTCTCTTGCTGATCTTAGGAAATCAACCAACAACTTCGATGAAAACCAAGTAACTAGAAGATCAGTATTTAACACAGTATACAAAGGTTGTCTCAAACATAATGGTGTGACTGATTATGCAGTGACATTGAAGAGGTTGAAAAGTAAATCTGACCAATGGAAGTTCAGGAAGGAAATTGAGTTCCACTGCCAGCTCTCTCATCCTAATTTGGACTCTCTTATAGGATTCTGTGACCACAAAGAAGAGAAGATTCTTGTGTATGAACACATGTCCAATGGCTCTCTCTATGATTGCTTGCGTTCCAAGGATATCGAGCCACTTTCATGGAAGAAAAGGCTAGAAATATGCATTGGAGCAGCTCGTGGGCTACACTACCTTCACACAGGAGCCAAGCGCCCTATCTTTCACTGCGATATCAAACCTCAAAATATTCTTTTGGATAACAACATGGTACCAAAACTCTCACATCTTGGATTTTCCTTACAAGGTCCACTATTAAGGTCAAAGGCAAAGCCTATAAAAGTGGACATGATGATTG GTACACCTGGTTTCATGGCACCTGAGTATGTCCTAACCAAAACCTTCACAGATAAATGTGATGTTTATTCCTTTGGGATAGTTTTAATGGTAGTTTTATCCACTAGCTACAAGCAGAGCTTCTTTGAGAAGATGTACATGATGGCCGACTCAGATTTGTTTTTAGAAGAGCCATTGTATTTAATGACTCCATATGTGGATATACCTAGCTTTTTGGAGAGGATTTCGGTTGATGAGATTATTGATCCAGTGTTATTGGGAAAGACTGCACCAGAATCTTTGGGAGTATTCATAGATATCACAAAAAGATGCTTAAGTAAAGATGCAAACGAAAGACCAGATATGGGTGAAGTACAAGTTGAACTTGAGCAAGCACTAGCACTACAAGAGGAGGCTGATGCATGCTCGGAACCATGA